A region of the Bacteroidota bacterium genome:
CTTTGTTGCCGGCTTCTTTTGTGCTGACGTGATAATTTTTTATTCTTTCGAATTTCGTTTCCAGTTCAATTAATTCGTGGTAATGTGTTGCAAATAAAGTTTTGGCACGAGCAGTTGGGTGCTGATGTAAAAATTCGCATAAACTCCAGGCTATTGAAATACCATCGTAAGTGGAAGTTCCCCGACCAATTTCATCCAATAAAATTAAACTGCGGTTGGAGAGATTATTCATGATACTTGCCGTTTCATTCATCTCCACCATAAAAGTAGATTCACCGGAAGAAATATTATCACTTGCCCCAACGCGGGTAAATATTTTATCGACAATTCCGATTTTAGCAGCTGCAGCCGGAACAAAACTGCCCATTTGTGCCATTAATACAATAAGTGCGGTTTGACGCAACAACGCACTTTTTCCGGCCATGTTCGGACCGGTTATAATCATTACTTGTTGTTCATCGGTATCCAGTAAAATGGAATTTGGCACATAATTTTCGCCAACCGGTAAATGGTGTTCAATTACAGGATGTCTGCCATCTGTAATATCTAAAATATAATCTTCGGTAATTTCAGGTTTGCGATAATTGTATTGCAGTGCAAGATTTGCGAAATTAAATAATACATCTAATCTCGCCACAACTGAAGCATTTAATTGAATCGGCTTAACATATTCCTGCAAACTTGTTATTAAAGTTTCATAAATTTTTTGTTCCAGCGCAAGGCATTTATCTTCCGCACCTAAAATTTTATCTTCGTATTCTTTTAATAAAGGCGTAATAAATCGTTCACCGCTGGTGAGGGTTTGTTTGCGAATCCAATCGGAGGGAACAACGTCTTTATATTTATTGGTTACTTCCAAAAAATAACCAAACACATTATTAAATCCGATTTTCAGACTTGGAATTCCGGTGCGGATAATTTCATCTTGTTGTAATTTCAGCAAAAAATCTTTTCCTGAATTTCCGATATCGCGCAGTTCATCAAGTTCAGGGTGAACACCACGTTTAATTAATCCGCCTTTGTTTACGAGTGCAGGTGCATCTTCAGCAATTTGCTCGTCAATTTGTGCACGAATTACCTCACACAAATTAATTTGATCGCCGAGTTGTTGTAATTGTTTGTTTCCTGAAGCAATGAGTGCACTTTTGAGTGGCACTAAGGCATGTAACGCACGATTGAGCTGCAACACTTCCCGTGGATTAATTTTTTGCAGCGATACTTTTGATACAACACGTTCAAGGTCACCGATTTGTTTTAGTGCTGTGCTGATAACAATATTTAATTGCTGGTCTTTTATTAAATGTTCAACAACACTTAATCGTGCATCGATAGCAATTTTATCTTTCAACGGCATCACGATATATTTTTTTAATAATCGTGTACCCATTGGGGTAATGGTATGGTCTAAAACTTTTAATAAACTGGAA
Encoded here:
- the mutS gene encoding DNA mismatch repair protein MutS, which translates into the protein MGQYNKIKSKHPDAILLFRVGDFYETFSQDAVITAKVLGIVLTKRANGAATHIELAGFPYHALDAYLPKLVRAGYRVAICEQLEDPKLTKMIVKRGVTELITPGVATNDKMLDTRSNNYLASYFGDKSSAGMSFLDISTGEFFVAQGGPEHFEKLLHSLQPAEIILAKQHQKHFKELYGNKFYVYALDDWIYTEDYTREKLLTHFGTVNLKGFGIDDMHQAIIAAGASIHYLSDTEHNNIGHITGISRLAEDAYVWLDRFTIRNLELIHASSEDGSSLLKVLDHTITPMGTRLLKKYIVMPLKDKIAIDARLSVVEHLIKDQQLNIVISTALKQIGDLERVVSKVSLQKINPREVLQLNRALHALVPLKSALIASGNKQLQQLGDQINLCEVIRAQIDEQIAEDAPALVNKGGLIKRGVHPELDELRDIGNSGKDFLLKLQQDEIIRTGIPSLKIGFNNVFGYFLEVTNKYKDVVPSDWIRKQTLTSGERFITPLLKEYEDKILGAEDKCLALEQKIYETLITSLQEYVKPIQLNASVVARLDVLFNFANLALQYNYRKPEITEDYILDITDGRHPVIEHHLPVGENYVPNSILLDTDEQQVMIITGPNMAGKSALLRQTALIVLMAQMGSFVPAAAAKIGIVDKIFTRVGASDNISSGESTFMVEMNETASIMNNLSNRSLILLDEIGRGTSTYDGISIAWSLCEFLHQHPTARAKTLFATHYHELIELETKFERIKNYHVSTKEAGNKVIFLRKLQKGGSKHSFGIHVARMAGMPPGIVTRANEILKQLEDKHIGVDLKDKLKKIQTQQYQLNMFSMDDPQLIKIRELLENLDINSLSPIEALMKLNELKDAIN